The following is a genomic window from Anopheles cruzii unplaced genomic scaffold, idAnoCruzAS_RS32_06 scaffold00472_ctg1, whole genome shotgun sequence.
CTCACTAACCCTCCAGGAGCAACTTCCTGCTGGcggctgccgttgctgctgccactgttgTGTGTGGCATGCTAGGTGATGGACTCATCCCTTCCCGAACtcccgggtcggtcggtcaccaAATGGTCAGAGATTAATTAACGTTTATGTGGTGGTCTTGGTccgggcccccccccctcggaaAGTTTTATGGGGGCCGTAGGTCTGTGGAAGCCCGTGGAAAATatgtggcgcaaaaaatgaCGGCCCCGACCAGACACTAAACCTTTTTGCGACGCCCagaaccaccacccgcccagGATTCTGTTTTGGTCCATTTGGTTCTCCGGCACTCTCCGGGCCCCGAGGAGAAGAAGTCCAGGCGGTCCATCGATTTGAATGCCCTGAGCGCGCGGTCGCGAGCGCGGGGGTACACGGTCTGTTACGAGGGTTCGAGTGGAAAAGTGCCGAAAGCCGTGCACTTGAAACACGTGTAATTATCATTACGCTGCCGCCATTGCTTCAAGATCCCGGCTGCCCCGGAGGGAGGAGTGACTGGTGCCGCCGGGACGGTCGCCGGGGACGGGCGGTGACCAATTGTTTCCTCGCTCGGAGGACCTCGGCTCTTAAGATGTATGGCGGCGCGCAATAGCAAGAAATTGCGCCCAAATTGCGTGGCtcacccgggccccggccctTAGCTCGGGGTATCCTCGGGTACTCGGGTACTTGAGTTGAACATTGCGGTTTTTTGCTGTGTCCGTTATTCATCCTTTTCTTCCGTGCCTCGGCCCAAGAAACgtgactcacacacactccagTTGGGGAAAGGAATAAACAacaggaaaaaggaaagaattCTTGCGCTGAGTGCCGATCTCTGCCGAGAGTGATGAGTGAGTGAGTCTCTGCCCTGCGGAGTAGGAGAGGGTGACGCCCAGCGGGGAAGCAGCTATTGAGAGGGAAATTCGTGGCTAAGTATCAACAAATATTTGCCCCGGAAACGGTGTTTTACCCCGCTCTGGCCTGCTCACCCACGTCGGACACGGTCCCTGGAACCTGGGAAGCCTCCTGGGCGGACCTCTGGGATAACGGACTTCTGGAAGAAATCCAATTCGGTGTGTCTAGGAGCAAGCCCccacctcccccccccaccgcgGGCTGGTTCAGCGTcttgactgactgactgacgtgGTTGAACAAAGGACATcacaacggccaccgccagcgcaATCTGGCCGTGCGTTAATGGAGtcttgccttttttttcgtcgtcgtcgttttttgcCAAAATCGCAACGGCCGAtaagcaccaccacctgcttcggcttcggctggCTGAAGTACTCACCTCATCGCGCCGCGTCGCGTGGCTGAATTATTGGGACTTGGAGCCAGACGAGGACTggaccacaacaaaaaagtcACGGCACGTGGACACGGACACGAGAGATGAAACGGGGTTCCAAACCTGCGAGAGAAACAAAGAAGAATGgaatgacacacacacacacacagaatgcAATCACAATTTATCTccacccaccggcaccgttcaATGGCGTGTgtcaagcgcgcgcgcggggttTCAGGGATTTTCAAATACTCGAGAGTTGCGGATTTTCATGAGCAATTGGAGACGCGACGCCGACGTGCGTAAGACATGAAATTCGACGCTGCCCACACCTCAACACAGttcccccccctcccctccaGCCAGGTGAACGATCAAAAGAAAAGTCGGTGGCCGGGAAAACCGCCCTTTCCCAAACCGCATACCGCGgttccgggcgcaccgggcgcaccgggcgcgTCGGTCGATAATCCGGTCCAATTTCGCGCTGAGCAGGCGGTGCGGCATTTCGTTGTGCCTGCCTTCGCCCCCCCGGTCCCGCCTAGGTCCACCCAGGTCGCCCAAGGATCTCCGCTCGCCAGGTCAGGTTCGCCGCGCTAGTTATTAATCTGCGTGTAGGCGAGCCCGAGCCCGTTCAATTTACCATTCGCTCGTCGGCACcaaggggggtgggggagggggATGTCCGGGGTGGCGATGTTTGCATAAAATCTCTCGGCAGCGTCTCGATGTCGGTGCGCGCGTCAAACAAAGAAATTAATGCCGCGTGGAACCGTGCAACGAAAAGggtgctgcacacacacacacacacactctcgggcTCTCGGGTAGTCGGGGTCGTTGCCCTTTCGCCGGCATCCCAGGGCTTTGTTGCACCGGAATGCAGCGTGTGGCACCGGCAGGCTGGCAGGTTGCCTgggtggccggctggcggggATCGAAAGTCGAAAAAGGGGTTGCcatgctggatgctggaggATGCTGCTACCTTGTGGTGCCTTATTTACTGCCGAGAAGGCCGAGGGTCCGGTCCGATGCCCCCGGTGTTATGTTCTGCTCGATTCTCGCTCCGTCTTCCGTCTGCCAACGGcatcttcatcttcaccgGCCGGTTACGGAGGCTGCTCTGCTCCTTGCTGGGTTACTAGGTATTTGGGTCACAGGGCAGGGCCAGCAGCTGCAACGACAACGAAGGCGAGGCGAGGTGGAAACGGTGTATCCCGGCCTCTGGCCTGacctcggtgcggtgcggtgcaactCACAAAGGGCGCCGAACCCGCCGGTACATGGCGTACACTGGGAAAGGGACTGCACCGCATGTTAACGAACACATAAAAAGAAGGTGGAAACGGAGATGGGGCACCTTTTTGCGTGAACCCTCATTTCGTTGTCCAGGATGCGTTTCCGGTAGGGGGCCCCCGAGATCCCGGGGGGCATCGATTTGCATCACCAGAGTCCTCGGTGGCCGCTCGGGGAGAAACGGAATCTCCGGTCTAtatacacgcacgcacgcacgcacgcacgcaatgACCGGGGTGTTTGTGAAGgagcgtacacacacacacacatacacacacacacacacacacacatgtgctGGAGCAGAATGGGGcagctggagaagaagaaTGGAGTAGCAGAGTGGAGCGAGAATCTTTGTGAGATGCGGCCAGCGGACGTCGCCTGCAGCCGGAGCCTTATTGATTCAAGGGTGGATTGGTGGATGACcagaggggagggggggggcggcgacggcgactcTCGGGGGTTGTTGCACCTTAGTGCACTCCCGTTGGAGGAGCCGTTGGAGCGGTGATTTCGCATCGTATCGGGCGTGTGGGACATAGAAACGCtagtattagtagtagtagtagtcgcagcagtagtagtagtaatagaTTATCAAGATCCTGCCGATGCGCGGGAATCCTGTTTCGAAACGatgcttttattttaaactgttTTACAACCTATTTTCGTATAACCCACCAAACCCACCAAAAAGGCTGTCCTACTGGCTGTCCTACACTGGACGGCCAGTCTAGTCTAGTAATTCGGTGAACTCTAGTAATTTAGCTACCTATCTAGATCAGCAGCTGTAGACCAAGGTGAGGAACACCTGACACGCAGCCCGCGCTCGAGAGTTGCCCCGGAAAGCCCCGGCAAAAACGGGCGACAATGTTGCCAGCCCAATTGTTGCCCCCAGCCTAACGCTCGCTAAAGCTACGCTGCCGGCGAaatatacacacacatacgcgcacacacacacacacatactccACAGACTCTAATCTACAGGCctatcgtttttgtttttcgcaggTCCGCGCAATCCCATCACTAATGTCCAACTAACTCTAGACCACTAGACACCACCAGACTGCTTGGTGGCCCAGGCCCCCGAAATCGCAGTCGCACCGTACCCACTCTTCCCCCCAAACACCCACACAGCTGACTTAGCACGTATATTTACACAGCACGTccccgcaccgcacggcgTTTAGCCGCTGGCGCGGTTCTGGGAGCGCGCGAACGCCAGCAGCGGCTGGCTGTGGCTGAACCGCGCGTACAGCCGCTCGGCACTCCCGAGGGTGTTGGCCTTGGTGCCGAGGCACATCTTGTACTGGGCCTCCTCCAGGTCGGTATCACAATGTATTGGGTGGAAGACGTGCACGAGCGACGGGTCCGGCGCCCGGAACACGCTCAGTTCCTCGGCTGGCGGAGGTGTCGGCGGAGCCGGCGGagtcggcggcgtcggtggcgtcgggagcgctgccgccgccggtgacgttgcctccgctgccaccgctgggCGCAGCTGGGCGGGTGTCGTGCCGCTGCTGGACAGTGGATTCCAGCGCCCGTCAGCGATCGCCCGGAGCCGCAGGTTACCGCGCTGGTTGAGCGCGATCACGTTCTCCAGGAACACGATGTCCTCCAGGCCCCAGCCctggatggtggtgctgaGGCCCTTCAGGTCCGGGCGCTCCAGGTCCGCCTTGTAGATGCCGACCAGCCCGTACCCGAACTGGCGGAAGTATCCGGTCTCGTCCGTGATCGGGTACGGTGCCGAGAAATTGCGGACCGCCGGCGGCCTTAGGTCACCGCTCTCGGTGGTcgggccgcccccgggggcccccgaCTCCAGTGCCGGTGCGTACTCGCTGAACACGATCGGCAGGTAGATCTGGCGGCCCCGGATCACGTTCTGCCGGATGCGCACCAGCGACTGGGCGCTGAACACCATGTCTACGTCGATGAAGAACAGGATGTCATCGTCGGCACAGTGCAACGACTTGGTCGCCCGGTCCAGGGCGAGACCACGCGAGAAGTTCCCGGACAGTGGGACGAAGTTGATGCGGGCCGCCGGATGCCGGGACTGCAGGCCGGTCAGTAGGGTCAGGAGCGCCGGTGACTCGGGTGCATCGACGTACAGCGCCACCAGTAGGTCCGTGCACGGGTTCCAGCCTCCCGTAGGTCGGAGCGCTACCTCTTCGTAGTTGCGCAGGAACCGCCCGAAGGTCTCGGTCCGCCCGGACAGCGGCAGCACGAACACGATCCGGCTGTGGTCGCACCCCCGGCCAGTGtcggcagtgttgccagccaTCGCGGTGAGCCGACCGAGCCCACCGCTCAGCAGTGACTTCATGCGATGCGAAATGCGATCTACCGGGAAGACACGGGGACTTGTAGAGGGCATGGATCAATGGGGAGGGGTGTTGGGTACCTACCGAGCGTGATCGTATGGAGC
Proteins encoded in this region:
- the LOC128276085 gene encoding chondroitin sulfate synthase 1-like, which produces YIDRFEWFVRADDDVYVRPDRLERFLRSIDSSKPQFIGQAGRGNSEDFGLLSLEFDENFCMGGPGVIMSRETLRRVAPHIPTCLKNLYSTHEDVEVGRCVQKFAGIPCTWNYEMQSILHHNSSGNRAFSGSLKNKEVHSAITLHPVKQPAFMYRLHAYMLGLRAQELRQESLLLHRDIAKMTSLLQIPRQINKNLAPGVPIFPRDESSADYLGDHNVLGVAPDLNRHRPRTLDELLEWDFIAKSLYSANHPNPKRRIESSTKEGLSDVIREIMEHINNFSRQRGRMIEFRELLYGYTRVNSLYGQDLILDLLLVYKKYRGKKMTVPVRRHLYIQRSFTEIQVREVITSGSPHQEPSSSGGPVTQNHAVPLHTITLDRISHRMKSLLSGGLGRLTAMAGNTADTGRGCDHSRIVFVLPLSGRTETFGRFLRNYEEVALRPTGGWNPCTDLLVALYVDAPESPALLTLLTGLQSRHPAARINFVPLSGNFSRGLALDRATKSLHCADDDILFFIDVDMVFSAQSLVRIRQNVIRGRQIYLPIVFSEYAPALESGAPGGGPTTESGDLRPPAVRNFSAPYPITDETGYFRQFGYGLVGIYKADLERPDLKGLSTTIQGWGLEDIVFLENVIALNQRGNLRLRAIADGRWNPLSSSGTTPAQLRPAVAAEATSPAAAALPTPPTPPTPPAPPTPPPAEELSVFRAPDPSLVHVFHPIHCDTDLEEAQYKMCLGTKANTLGSAERLYARFSHSQPLLAFARSQNRASG